In a single window of the Dinghuibacter silviterrae genome:
- a CDS encoding beta propeller repeat protein, which yields MVHAPTSFRGLSVQGSVIWVSGTGGTVGRSTDGGSHFFWTSVPGFAKKDFRDIEAFDSSTAVIMGIDTPAVILRTTDGGVHWTEVFRDGTPGMFLDAMSFKGAKGIVVGDPVHTFTGDRFYLAMTINYGKTWTAFSDGIRPPADSGEGCFASSGTNIRLLLEPGLPYVFVSGGPSSRVFTNVYGHKLPLIQGFVSTGANSIATDGAHWVIVGGDFAHDTVTRGNCVYSVDGGAHWLAPHTPPHGYRSCVVHVSGDTWLCCGTSGIDVSNDGGDHWKLVSRENFHVAAVAGRTVYLAGARGRVSKLDL from the coding sequence GTGGTTCATGCCCCCACCAGCTTCCGGGGACTATCGGTCCAGGGTAGCGTCATCTGGGTAAGCGGCACCGGTGGCACCGTGGGAAGGTCGACCGACGGTGGAAGCCATTTTTTCTGGACGAGCGTGCCGGGGTTCGCCAAAAAGGATTTCCGCGACATAGAGGCCTTTGACTCCTCGACCGCCGTGATCATGGGCATAGACACCCCCGCCGTGATCCTTCGTACGACCGACGGCGGCGTCCACTGGACGGAGGTCTTCCGGGATGGCACACCGGGGATGTTCCTCGACGCCATGTCTTTTAAAGGAGCGAAGGGCATCGTCGTGGGCGACCCCGTGCACACGTTTACCGGGGACCGATTTTACCTCGCTATGACCATCAACTATGGGAAGACCTGGACCGCCTTTTCCGACGGTATCCGGCCGCCGGCCGATAGTGGCGAGGGGTGTTTTGCTTCCAGCGGCACCAACATACGGCTACTGCTTGAGCCTGGGCTGCCTTATGTGTTTGTCAGCGGGGGGCCTTCCAGCAGGGTTTTTACGAATGTGTACGGCCATAAGCTTCCTCTTATTCAGGGTTTTGTCAGCACAGGCGCTAACAGCATTGCCACTGATGGTGCGCACTGGGTTATTGTGGGCGGGGACTTTGCCCATGATACGGTTACCCGGGGGAATTGCGTGTACTCTGTAGATGGAGGGGCGCACTGGCTGGCGCCCCATACCCCGCCGCATGGGTATCGCAGTTGCGTGGTGCATGTTTCCGGTGACACGTGGTTGTGTTGCGGGACCAGCGGGATCGATGTTTCCAACGATGGGGGGGATCATTGGAAGCTGGTGAGCCGGGAGAACTTTCATGTGGCCGCTGTGGCGGGGCGGACGGTGTATCTCGCGGGGGCGAGGGGGCGCGTGTCGAAGCTGGATCTGTGA
- a CDS encoding glucuronyl esterase domain-containing protein, whose amino-acid sequence MLLIVLLALALNPRDTAAPPVTFTAEQDHQNMMDQLGIKTLRPGPSGNERDPNHANYDEALANPCPDLPDALRLKNGTPVTTPDAWWKLRRPEILEDMEREVYGRLPQNIPHVTWETKWTDREFIGFTPVIAKQLIGHVDNSAYPLINVDIEMTVVLPANAHGPVPLLMMFGPSRPPAPSQPNPAQLDELNTVMKKLLVQQDPALQKVFDEHPAYSLFPLSPLFNARPPATPGPVDQPGVPGVNNDPPSTDQLIADGWGYAMINPASIQADNGAGLTRGIIGLVNKGQPRKPDDWGALRAWAWGAARCLDYLEANEPGVDTKHVGIEGVSRYGKAALVTLAFEQRFALGLIGSSGEGGAKLHRRNFGEAVESLTGGEYYWMAGNFMKYGASDATFGRKTACDLPVDAHELIALCAPRLVFVSYGWPDKGDARWLDQQGSYMAAVAAGPVFRLLGVKDLGVGDDYKTVKMPPVNTPLLDGHLAWRQHDQGHQDQANMKWFLKWADAQMGRR is encoded by the coding sequence ATGCTTCTCATTGTCCTTCTTGCCCTTGCTTTGAATCCCCGGGACACCGCCGCGCCTCCCGTCACCTTCACCGCCGAACAGGACCACCAGAACATGATGGACCAGTTGGGCATCAAAACGCTTCGCCCGGGCCCCAGCGGGAACGAGCGTGATCCCAACCACGCCAACTACGACGAGGCCCTGGCCAACCCCTGTCCCGACCTGCCCGATGCGCTCCGCCTCAAAAACGGTACACCGGTTACCACCCCCGATGCGTGGTGGAAACTGCGCCGGCCCGAAATCCTGGAAGACATGGAGCGCGAGGTATACGGAAGGCTGCCCCAAAATATACCCCATGTGACCTGGGAAACCAAATGGACCGACCGCGAATTCATCGGTTTTACACCGGTGATCGCCAAACAGCTCATTGGTCATGTCGATAACAGCGCCTATCCCCTGATCAATGTCGACATCGAAATGACCGTCGTGTTGCCGGCAAACGCACACGGCCCGGTGCCCCTGTTGATGATGTTTGGCCCCAGCCGTCCTCCGGCGCCCAGTCAGCCGAATCCGGCTCAGCTCGACGAGTTGAACACCGTGATGAAAAAGCTGCTCGTCCAGCAGGATCCGGCGTTGCAAAAGGTCTTTGACGAGCATCCCGCGTACTCGCTTTTCCCGTTGTCGCCGCTGTTCAATGCGCGTCCACCGGCGACACCCGGTCCCGTAGACCAACCCGGTGTCCCCGGCGTAAACAACGATCCCCCCTCCACCGACCAGCTCATCGCCGACGGCTGGGGATACGCCATGATCAACCCCGCCAGCATACAAGCCGATAACGGCGCCGGACTGACGCGCGGCATCATCGGTCTTGTCAACAAAGGCCAGCCCCGCAAACCCGACGACTGGGGCGCCCTGCGCGCCTGGGCCTGGGGCGCCGCCCGCTGTCTCGATTACCTCGAAGCAAATGAACCTGGCGTGGACACCAAACATGTCGGTATAGAAGGGGTGTCCCGGTACGGCAAAGCAGCCCTGGTTACACTCGCCTTCGAGCAAAGGTTTGCCCTCGGGTTGATTGGTTCCTCCGGAGAAGGCGGCGCCAAACTCCACCGCCGGAATTTTGGCGAAGCCGTGGAAAGCCTGACCGGGGGCGAGTACTACTGGATGGCCGGCAACTTTATGAAGTACGGCGCCTCCGACGCCACCTTCGGCCGCAAAACCGCCTGCGACCTGCCGGTAGACGCCCACGAGCTGATCGCGCTCTGCGCGCCCCGGCTGGTGTTTGTCAGCTATGGGTGGCCTGATAAAGGCGACGCCCGATGGCTTGATCAGCAAGGGAGTTATATGGCGGCCGTGGCCGCCGGTCCCGTTTTCCGGTTGCTGGGGGTAAAAGACTTGGGTGTAGGCGACGATTATAAAACGGTAAAGATGCCCCCCGTCAACACGCCCCTGCTGGACGGTCATCTCGCCTGGCGGCAGCACGACCAGGGGCACCAGGATCAGGCGAATATGAAGTGGTTTTTGAAGTGGGCGGATGCGCAAATGGGGCGGCGCTAA
- a CDS encoding RHS repeat domain-containing protein, giving the protein MKKGILFLGLSLFLHEHALIAQQLLNFNNFATVTEVLPPSPSAGSLGKYGGTNVNLSSGSLKLEIPIYQYSSTNINIPISLSYNSSSIRVDEMAPVAGMGWALNAGGAITRTVYGMADELVPRMSPPDSFPQPTTNLVTFLDDITPNNFTRSLFDGQPDLFSFNFNGYSGRFVLDSSLAHPILLTYSGLKIESHLSTNMPSDWYFRITTPDGVQYCFGGDSSVERSYSVTMGTGVGRQFDYDAPNAFYLSEIIHPNRDTVWLSYNRGGYSYVASSSEVMLIKDARQVPNPCQYYQVTQPQPNPNPKTTNKIYLQTSLLSQITSSSGAKVTLKYTGRLDGADSLLSGVSIFQPGQSTPFKKFAFSYQYGKAPLYFNTYTDSNNVYRPFLTSVVESSPDSSLTKAYNLKYNNINGLPPRLSYAQDQYGYFNGKSNTTLIPTPQDLYWQQVLPGATANRNVDSNYCFMGLLTNIIYPTGGQDSIVYEPNYIYGPVTINPPDTTINLNASSTTRYQGPVVTDTITVQFTQQVLLNESCTYSGDPSTVDSLHDKGYAEFQDLTMTGDAYAFSITMPTGGSASQVVWLYPGRTYVMTIQSSGISMSANFNWEYMPGTAQTVNENQVAGGNRVKRIISNGLIGNTNIKRYYYGRLSTLSQSSGVAMVTPQFNWVQKMMVPCNSGTSLNNNGNEGKSTVECDYSEYDFLTMYSNTQDNLFLFSGSPITYGAVTESFGENFDNGGIEHDFTTVPDAAGANFLGNPIPSAPLTSNSWQNGQEYHQYVFKSLADGGTQPIKEIFTDYHDDAREDSAVQSYLVNIEFQHPCVTIPPDANEMAPYDLVMYSYLRKWIYVDTVRTLTYSANGLSYLADTVVTTYGNPAHALPTQITSSESSSTPKLINYSYPYDLTLTGTPETARQALISNYIISPVLQQVETRGGDTMEVGRTDYAVFPNNLVLPQIQNLRIMNNALEPRIQVYSYNNSGKVLEQSKASDAHESYLWDYMSMYPIAKVSNGKQTDIAYTSFEADGSGNWTIPDTTRIRLAAMTGNISYRLTGSNAISKSSLTSSTTYIVGYWQDSSTNTVTVNGASATPKITIGGWTYYEATVTGTTTVTVGGTGLIDELKLYPKGSLMATYTYAPLIGLTSQCDPSGKITYYTYDGLGRLKLIKDQYGNIVKRYDYQYQTTNQ; this is encoded by the coding sequence ATGAAAAAAGGTATTCTCTTTCTTGGGCTTTCGTTGTTTCTTCATGAACATGCATTGATCGCCCAGCAGCTTCTTAATTTCAATAATTTTGCAACAGTCACGGAGGTTCTGCCACCCTCGCCCAGCGCGGGTTCCCTTGGCAAGTACGGAGGCACAAATGTGAATTTATCCTCCGGAAGCCTGAAGTTGGAGATTCCGATCTATCAATATTCCTCCACCAATATCAACATTCCTATTTCGCTTTCGTATAACAGTTCCAGCATTAGGGTGGACGAAATGGCCCCCGTGGCGGGGATGGGTTGGGCATTGAATGCGGGCGGCGCAATCACGAGAACGGTGTATGGAATGGCGGACGAGCTTGTTCCCCGTATGTCTCCACCGGATAGTTTTCCCCAGCCCACCACCAACCTGGTGACTTTTTTGGATGACATCACACCCAACAATTTTACCAGGTCACTTTTTGATGGCCAGCCGGACCTTTTCTCCTTTAACTTCAATGGATATTCCGGTCGATTTGTATTGGATAGCAGTCTGGCACACCCAATTTTATTAACTTATTCCGGGTTAAAGATCGAGAGCCATTTGAGCACCAACATGCCCTCGGACTGGTACTTCCGAATCACTACGCCAGACGGTGTACAGTATTGCTTTGGAGGCGATAGCAGCGTTGAACGATCCTATTCGGTGACCATGGGCACTGGAGTCGGACGTCAATTTGACTATGATGCGCCCAATGCGTTTTATCTGTCGGAAATCATACATCCGAATCGTGATACCGTTTGGCTATCCTATAATCGTGGAGGTTATAGCTATGTTGCTTCCAGCAGCGAGGTGATGCTCATAAAAGATGCCAGACAAGTTCCTAATCCTTGTCAATACTATCAGGTTACCCAGCCACAGCCGAATCCGAACCCCAAAACAACAAACAAAATTTATCTCCAGACCTCCCTTCTCTCCCAAATAACTTCCAGTAGCGGCGCCAAGGTGACCTTAAAATATACCGGTCGTTTGGATGGGGCCGATTCACTTTTGTCCGGGGTATCCATCTTTCAGCCTGGTCAGTCTACACCCTTTAAAAAGTTTGCGTTTTCCTACCAATATGGAAAAGCTCCCCTATACTTTAATACCTATACAGATAGTAACAACGTTTACAGGCCTTTCCTGACCAGCGTTGTCGAAAGCTCACCGGATAGTAGCCTTACCAAGGCCTACAACCTGAAATATAACAACATAAACGGGCTACCACCCAGGCTATCCTATGCACAAGACCAATATGGATATTTTAACGGGAAGTCCAATACGACGCTGATACCCACACCGCAAGACCTTTATTGGCAGCAGGTTTTACCAGGAGCAACCGCCAACCGGAATGTGGATAGCAATTATTGTTTCATGGGCCTGCTCACCAATATCATTTATCCAACGGGGGGACAGGACAGCATCGTCTATGAGCCTAATTATATTTATGGCCCCGTGACGATCAATCCTCCCGATACCACCATTAACCTCAATGCATCCAGTACCACAAGATACCAAGGCCCGGTGGTTACCGACACGATTACCGTGCAATTCACTCAACAGGTTCTTTTAAATGAGTCTTGCACTTATAGCGGGGATCCTTCTACTGTCGATTCATTACACGATAAGGGCTATGCTGAATTTCAGGATCTGACCATGACCGGCGATGCTTACGCATTTAGTATTACGATGCCGACAGGAGGATCAGCCAGCCAGGTGGTTTGGTTGTATCCTGGTAGAACTTATGTAATGACGATTCAATCCTCGGGTATATCGATGTCCGCCAACTTCAACTGGGAATATATGCCCGGGACCGCTCAAACCGTCAATGAGAATCAGGTTGCCGGGGGGAACCGAGTCAAAAGAATCATATCCAACGGACTGATAGGTAATACAAATATCAAACGATACTATTATGGCCGGCTTAGTACATTAAGCCAGTCTTCAGGGGTCGCGATGGTGACACCACAGTTTAACTGGGTTCAAAAAATGATGGTTCCTTGTAATTCTGGCACCTCCTTAAATAATAATGGAAATGAAGGGAAATCTACAGTTGAATGCGACTACTCCGAATACGATTTCTTGACAATGTATTCCAATACACAGGATAATCTATTCCTATTTAGTGGGTCTCCTATTACTTATGGGGCGGTTACGGAGAGTTTTGGTGAGAATTTTGACAATGGCGGCATAGAACACGACTTTACAACGGTTCCAGATGCAGCGGGCGCCAATTTCCTGGGCAACCCCATTCCCAGCGCGCCCTTAACAAGTAACAGCTGGCAGAATGGACAAGAGTATCACCAATACGTATTCAAATCATTGGCAGACGGGGGGACACAACCTATCAAAGAGATTTTTACTGACTATCACGACGATGCCAGAGAAGACAGTGCCGTTCAATCCTATCTGGTTAATATCGAGTTTCAACACCCATGTGTTACAATCCCTCCTGATGCCAATGAAATGGCGCCTTATGACCTGGTCATGTACAGCTACCTTAGGAAGTGGATTTATGTAGATACAGTACGTACCCTGACCTATAGCGCAAATGGACTTTCCTACCTGGCAGATACTGTGGTCACAACTTATGGCAATCCGGCCCATGCCCTTCCGACCCAGATTACGTCATCGGAAAGCAGTAGCACACCAAAGTTGATCAACTATTCGTATCCATACGACCTTACATTGACAGGCACTCCCGAAACGGCGCGTCAGGCACTGATTTCAAATTACATTATTTCCCCGGTTTTGCAACAAGTGGAAACACGAGGGGGAGACACGATGGAAGTGGGCAGAACAGATTACGCTGTTTTCCCCAATAACCTGGTATTGCCTCAAATACAAAACCTGAGGATCATGAACAACGCTCTGGAACCGAGAATACAGGTCTACAGCTACAATAATTCCGGCAAAGTGCTTGAACAATCCAAGGCGAGTGATGCCCATGAAAGCTACCTGTGGGACTACATGTCCATGTACCCCATTGCAAAGGTGTCCAACGGTAAGCAGACCGATATTGCCTATACCTCCTTTGAAGCGGATGGAAGCGGCAATTGGACGATACCCGACACCACCAGGATTCGCCTCGCTGCCATGACAGGCAATATTTCATATCGCCTGACGGGATCCAATGCTATCTCCAAATCTTCATTGACCAGCAGCACCACCTACATCGTTGGATATTGGCAGGACAGCAGCACAAACACCGTCACTGTAAACGGAGCATCTGCGACGCCCAAAATAACTATTGGTGGCTGGACCTACTATGAAGCCACGGTTACAGGGACAACGACAGTGACAGTCGGTGGGACCGGCCTTATCGATGAGCTAAAGCTCTATCCCAAGGGCTCCCTGATGGCAACCTATACCTATGCACCCCTGATCGGTTTGACCAGTCAATGTGATCCGTCCGGCAAGATCACCTATTACACTTACGATGGTCTTGGGCGATTGAAGTTGATCAAGGACCAGTATGGAAATATTGTCAAACGTTACGACTATCAATATCAAACCACCAATCAATAA
- a CDS encoding DUF5723 family protein produces MMKRCLLFMGFLYPFLTGAQTLPGFSTGNYTGVTGVFSNPANIADSRYRFDVCLFSLDPDVASDRVSFKLGTLGSSLKGDSLRNQLFGGGTGTVSALINVCIQGPSVMLRLPGKFSVALTTRARVVANVRDLDRSLANSLDNSQNGNANLPVTIQSPGNMAVNVNAWKEIGASVAREVMHKGPNFLKAGVTLRYLMGVGNGYMLVRNFSGTINEDNVLQQPYLSPTTGQIGMGFAGIDFSHVKGKDLTETHGTGVGADLGLVYEFRLPKGGYLLRAGASLLDLGSIGYTPEPQSSGVYNVHIGANQRYYLSDLDSVNLDNYKQHFAQNPLYFTPTDSGTAKYRVSLPTRVQLDLDYHVISFLYVNVMAQIRVASIQKAYNPTSYNTYTLTPRLEMRHLGVFVPISYNTLSGVNAGLALRAGPVFLGSGSILGAIFGQSKDANFFIGVHVGFLRH; encoded by the coding sequence ATGATGAAAAGATGCCTGCTCTTCATGGGATTCTTGTACCCATTCCTTACCGGCGCCCAGACGCTGCCCGGCTTTAGCACGGGGAATTATACCGGGGTCACCGGTGTTTTTTCCAACCCGGCGAACATTGCAGATAGCCGTTACCGTTTTGATGTATGTCTTTTTTCCCTGGATCCGGACGTGGCCAGTGACAGGGTCAGTTTTAAGCTGGGGACCCTTGGCAGCTCCCTGAAAGGGGATTCCCTGAGGAACCAGTTGTTCGGCGGCGGGACGGGCACGGTCAGCGCCCTGATCAATGTGTGTATCCAGGGTCCTTCGGTGATGCTCCGGCTGCCCGGCAAATTCAGCGTGGCCCTCACCACGCGCGCCCGGGTGGTGGCAAATGTGCGTGACCTGGACCGGTCCCTGGCCAATAGCCTGGACAACAGCCAAAACGGAAACGCAAACCTGCCTGTTACCATACAGTCGCCGGGCAATATGGCGGTCAATGTCAACGCCTGGAAAGAAATTGGCGCGTCTGTGGCCCGGGAAGTAATGCACAAGGGCCCCAATTTCCTAAAAGCCGGTGTCACCCTCCGCTACCTGATGGGGGTCGGTAACGGGTACATGCTGGTCAGGAATTTCAGTGGAACGATCAATGAGGACAACGTCCTGCAGCAACCCTATTTATCACCTACCACCGGCCAGATCGGGATGGGTTTTGCCGGGATCGATTTCTCACACGTCAAGGGGAAAGACCTGACGGAAACGCATGGGACGGGCGTGGGTGCGGACCTGGGCCTGGTGTATGAATTCAGGCTCCCAAAGGGCGGCTATCTGCTGCGGGCGGGCGCGTCGCTGCTGGACCTGGGGAGCATCGGCTACACGCCGGAGCCGCAGAGCTCTGGTGTCTACAACGTGCATATCGGGGCCAATCAGCGGTATTACCTGAGCGACCTTGATTCGGTGAACCTGGACAACTATAAACAGCACTTCGCCCAAAATCCCCTGTACTTCACGCCCACGGACAGCGGAACGGCCAAATACCGTGTGAGCCTGCCCACCCGCGTACAACTGGACCTGGACTATCACGTCATCTCGTTTTTGTATGTCAATGTCATGGCCCAGATCAGGGTGGCGTCGATACAAAAGGCGTACAACCCCACGTCCTACAACACCTATACGCTGACACCCCGGCTGGAAATGAGGCATCTCGGCGTTTTCGTGCCCATCAGCTACAATACGCTCTCGGGTGTGAACGCAGGGCTGGCGCTGAGGGCGGGGCCCGTGTTCCTCGGCTCGGGGAGCATCCTGGGGGCGATTTTTGGCCAGTCAAAGGATGCGAACTTTTTTATAGGGGTGCATGTAGGATTTCTGAGACACTAG
- a CDS encoding ArnT family glycosyltransferase, which produces MKPNSTTRLLLYGLALVKLILPFLIQNPVWEPHRDEFLYLAEARHMAWGYMEVPPLLSVFAWLTNFLGGSMVMIKLWPALFGALTYLLTGRIILSLGGRWVALVIGFAPFVFGAWLRMFFLFQPNFLDIFFWTAMVYGLVRYTQTGKNRELYVTGIAFGLGMLSKYSILFYTAGLAGGLLLSWNRQILGNRHFYFAVGVGLLLFLPNFLWEASRGFPVVFHMRELNHGQLQYISPWSFLFAQLLLQLACIYVWVVGLVDTARKKQYRFIAWASGITLALLAIAHGKDYYAQGVYPVLMAFGAVRLEAWLGKRTVIWWVRGAIMLAFTLFVGYRALTLSLPFLPPAEQANYYANHATARKVGALHWEDLKDHALPQDFADMLSWKEMTAKVAKAYDGLTKEEKKKTFLFCDNYGECGAVNYYGPQYHLPMAYSDNASFLYWMPQQGFDSSDVLLLVTDDKQEMQHEFIKEFKSAVVTDSITNPLAREHGSLIILFKGPTERLHEAFREKLARARWKTTAASLQGNGPQNPLGDGGSMH; this is translated from the coding sequence ATGAAACCCAATTCGACCACCCGTCTGCTCCTCTATGGCCTGGCCCTTGTAAAGTTGATCCTGCCGTTTCTGATACAAAACCCGGTCTGGGAACCCCACCGGGACGAATTCCTGTACCTCGCCGAAGCCAGGCACATGGCTTGGGGGTATATGGAAGTCCCGCCCCTGTTGTCGGTCTTTGCCTGGCTGACCAACTTCCTGGGCGGGAGCATGGTGATGATCAAACTTTGGCCGGCCCTTTTCGGCGCACTGACCTATTTGCTCACCGGACGGATCATCCTGTCCCTGGGCGGGCGATGGGTGGCGCTGGTGATCGGTTTTGCGCCGTTTGTTTTTGGTGCCTGGCTGAGGATGTTTTTTCTTTTCCAGCCCAATTTCCTGGACATCTTTTTCTGGACGGCCATGGTGTACGGGCTTGTCCGGTATACCCAAACGGGCAAGAACCGGGAATTGTACGTGACGGGGATTGCCTTTGGGCTGGGGATGCTGAGCAAATACTCCATCCTGTTTTATACGGCGGGTCTGGCGGGGGGCCTCCTATTGTCCTGGAACCGGCAAATCCTGGGGAACCGGCATTTCTACTTCGCGGTAGGAGTGGGGCTGCTTTTGTTTTTGCCCAACTTTCTCTGGGAAGCTTCCCGCGGGTTCCCCGTCGTTTTCCACATGCGGGAGCTCAACCATGGCCAGTTGCAATACATCAGCCCGTGGTCGTTCCTTTTTGCGCAGCTGTTGCTGCAACTGGCTTGTATTTACGTTTGGGTGGTGGGGTTAGTGGATACCGCGCGCAAAAAACAATACCGCTTTATCGCCTGGGCCTCTGGAATCACCCTCGCGCTCCTGGCGATCGCGCACGGGAAGGACTACTATGCGCAAGGGGTGTATCCCGTGCTGATGGCGTTTGGGGCCGTGCGGCTGGAGGCGTGGCTTGGAAAGCGTACCGTCATCTGGTGGGTGCGCGGTGCCATAATGCTCGCCTTCACCCTGTTCGTCGGTTACCGCGCCTTGACCCTCTCGCTGCCTTTCCTACCGCCCGCGGAGCAGGCGAATTATTACGCAAACCATGCTACCGCCCGTAAGGTCGGTGCCCTCCACTGGGAAGACCTGAAAGATCACGCCCTCCCGCAGGATTTTGCGGACATGCTGTCCTGGAAGGAAATGACGGCAAAAGTGGCGAAGGCATACGATGGTCTAACAAAAGAAGAAAAGAAAAAAACCTTCCTTTTCTGCGACAACTACGGCGAGTGCGGCGCCGTGAACTACTACGGCCCGCAATACCACCTGCCGATGGCTTATAGCGACAACGCCAGCTTTTTGTATTGGATGCCGCAACAGGGTTTCGACAGTTCGGACGTCCTCCTGTTGGTAACGGATGACAAACAGGAGATGCAACATGAATTTATAAAGGAATTCAAAAGCGCAGTGGTGACCGATAGCATCACCAACCCGCTGGCCCGGGAGCACGGCTCGCTGATCATCCTGTTTAAGGGCCCCACGGAGCGGCTCCATGAGGCTTTCCGCGAAAAGCTCGCCCGGGCCCGGTGGAAAACGACGGCGGCGTCATTACAAGGGAACGGCCCGCAGAACCCGTTGGGGGACGGCGGAAGCATGCACTAA
- a CDS encoding sialate O-acetylesterase has protein sequence MKPIVVALLAILFFNPVTAQVTLPQLISDHMVLQRDVPLTLWGWSAPTDKVIVKIAGHTYKATHSGNSWQVRLPSMKAGGPYTLEIAGQVVRDVLVGDVWFCSGQSNMVLPMERVKEKYPDEVANADYPEIRNFFVPTAADVHGPARDLPAAHWVKGDTAGVLGFGAATWFFARQLYQKYHVPIGIINSSVGGTPIEAWISEQGYKDMPAYAERIARAKNAVVVAPGPGTRRILREPDQGLSGPVKWFDTSFTPEGWHPFWMPGYWADQGVKGLNGVVWFRKEIDVPESMAGKPAKLFVGRIVDADETYVNGVKVGNITYQYPPRRYNIPAGLLKSGKNLIVVRITNTSGKGGFVPDKRYELTDGTTHIDIRGDWTYKVGQVFPPRVSGGGFALPSAQNEPTGLYNTMVAPAVQYAIKGFVWYQGEANTFEPVEYKKLLPALIADWREKWQLSTLPFLYVQLPNFLEVQYWPSESQWAELREAELDALSVPNTAMAVTIDAGEWNDIHPLDKKDVGDRLALAAEHLAYGEKDLVYSGPIYQSAVVQTDSIVLSFTNTGSGLMAKGGGDLQQFAIAGADKKFIWADARILGDKVVVSSPDIPHPVYVRYAWANNPEGANLYNKEGLPASPFRTDEGL, from the coding sequence ATGAAACCGATTGTAGTTGCCCTGCTCGCCATCCTTTTTTTTAACCCGGTTACCGCCCAGGTGACGCTCCCGCAATTGATCTCCGACCACATGGTCCTTCAAAGGGACGTCCCCCTTACCCTTTGGGGCTGGTCCGCCCCCACGGACAAGGTGATCGTAAAGATCGCCGGCCATACGTATAAAGCTACCCACTCAGGCAATTCCTGGCAAGTCCGTTTGCCGTCGATGAAGGCCGGCGGCCCCTATACATTGGAGATCGCCGGCCAGGTCGTCCGCGACGTCCTGGTGGGCGACGTCTGGTTTTGCTCCGGTCAGTCAAACATGGTCCTGCCGATGGAACGGGTCAAGGAAAAATACCCTGACGAAGTAGCTAACGCCGACTACCCGGAGATCCGGAATTTTTTCGTCCCTACCGCGGCTGACGTCCATGGTCCGGCCAGGGACTTGCCGGCCGCTCATTGGGTAAAAGGCGATACCGCTGGGGTGCTGGGCTTTGGCGCGGCGACCTGGTTTTTTGCCCGGCAATTGTATCAGAAATACCACGTGCCGATCGGCATCATCAATTCGAGTGTCGGGGGGACGCCGATCGAGGCGTGGATCAGCGAACAGGGTTACAAGGATATGCCGGCTTATGCGGAAAGAATTGCGCGGGCGAAAAACGCCGTAGTGGTCGCTCCCGGGCCGGGCACGCGTAGGATCCTTCGCGAACCCGACCAAGGGCTCTCCGGACCCGTCAAATGGTTCGATACCTCGTTTACACCCGAAGGTTGGCATCCCTTCTGGATGCCGGGTTATTGGGCCGACCAGGGTGTAAAAGGGCTCAACGGTGTGGTGTGGTTTCGTAAGGAAATAGACGTGCCGGAGTCGATGGCCGGCAAGCCCGCCAAACTGTTTGTAGGGCGCATTGTCGACGCGGATGAGACTTATGTGAACGGCGTGAAGGTGGGGAACATCACCTATCAATACCCGCCGCGGCGCTACAACATCCCTGCAGGGCTACTCAAAAGCGGCAAAAACCTGATCGTCGTGCGCATTACGAATACGTCGGGCAAAGGCGGCTTTGTACCCGACAAGCGCTACGAGCTGACGGACGGCACGACGCATATCGACATCCGTGGCGACTGGACGTACAAGGTTGGACAGGTGTTCCCGCCACGTGTTTCCGGCGGCGGTTTTGCGCTTCCTTCCGCTCAAAATGAACCCACGGGTCTCTACAACACAATGGTCGCGCCCGCGGTGCAGTATGCCATCAAGGGCTTTGTCTGGTACCAGGGCGAAGCCAACACCTTTGAACCGGTGGAATACAAGAAGCTGCTCCCGGCTTTGATTGCTGATTGGAGGGAAAAATGGCAATTGAGTACCCTACCCTTTTTGTACGTACAGTTGCCCAATTTCCTGGAAGTCCAATACTGGCCCTCGGAAAGCCAGTGGGCAGAACTACGGGAGGCCGAACTGGACGCCCTCTCCGTGCCCAACACTGCCATGGCGGTGACGATCGACGCCGGGGAGTGGAACGACATCCATCCCCTGGATAAAAAGGACGTGGGGGACCGGTTGGCGCTGGCGGCGGAGCACCTTGCTTATGGGGAAAAAGATCTCGTTTATTCGGGACCGATTTATCAATCGGCGGTCGTGCAGACGGACAGCATTGTATTGAGCTTTACGAATACCGGCAGTGGTCTTATGGCCAAGGGCGGGGGCGACTTGCAACAGTTCGCCATCGCCGGGGCGGATAAGAAGTTTATTTGGGCGGATGCGCGGATATTGGGCGACAAGGTAGTCGTCTCCAGCCCGGACATCCCCCACCCTGTTTACGTACGCTATGCGTGGGCAAATAACCCCGAAGGCGCCAACTTATATAATAAGGAAGGACTGCCGGCTTCACCTTTCAGGACGGACGAAGGGCTCTAG